A window from bacterium encodes these proteins:
- a CDS encoding M48 family metallopeptidase, which yields MRKRRFLMTILAVAGLCLIIVACYTNPQTGRKGLMLLSPQEEAQLGFDAFRQIKSETAQSTDPAQIELVQRVGQRIASQVHLPNAEWEFVAFKADDTPNAFCLPGGKVGIYTGILPLTQSEAGLAVVVSHEVAHAVARHGGERMSQSLVAELGGVALSVALRDKPEQTRQLAMTAYGVGATIGVMLPYSRKHELEADYMGLIYMAKAGYDPREAVAFWQRFKAWSDRRGGTPPEWLSTHPMDTRRIRELENHLPEALAIFEGRRG from the coding sequence ATGCGAAAAAGACGTTTCCTGATGACTATCCTGGCGGTGGCGGGCTTGTGCCTTATCATTGTTGCCTGCTACACGAATCCGCAGACCGGACGCAAGGGATTGATGCTGCTGTCGCCGCAAGAGGAAGCGCAGCTCGGTTTCGACGCGTTCCGTCAGATCAAGTCGGAGACGGCACAGTCCACCGATCCGGCGCAGATCGAGCTTGTGCAGCGGGTCGGACAACGAATCGCCTCGCAGGTTCATTTACCTAATGCAGAATGGGAGTTCGTCGCGTTCAAGGCCGATGACACGCCCAATGCCTTCTGTTTGCCGGGCGGAAAAGTGGGAATTTATACAGGAATTCTGCCACTCACGCAGAGCGAGGCCGGTTTGGCGGTGGTCGTCAGTCATGAGGTTGCCCATGCGGTGGCCCGGCATGGCGGAGAACGGATGAGTCAGTCGCTGGTGGCGGAACTGGGCGGGGTGGCGCTGTCGGTTGCCCTACGCGATAAGCCCGAACAGACCCGTCAACTTGCGATGACCGCCTATGGCGTAGGGGCGACGATCGGCGTCATGCTGCCCTACAGCCGCAAGCACGAGCTGGAAGCCGACTACATGGGACTGATCTACATGGCGAAGGCGGGTTACGATCCGCGCGAGGCGGTTGCCTTCTGGCAGCGATTCAAGGCGTGGAGTGATCGGCGCGGCGGAACGCCACCCGAGTGGTTGTCCACGCATCCCATGGACACGCGCCGCATCCGCGAACTCGAGAACCATTTGCCCGAAGCGCTGGCCATCTTCGAAGGCCGCCGCGGATAG
- a CDS encoding DMT family transporter produces the protein MTPPVPYFGEILALCTALVWAFAVILFKKSGEHVHPIALNLFKNVLAAALIIPTMWIVGDSLWLPLPKREYLLLLISGALGIGIADTLFFMSLNRLGAGLSAIADCLYSPSMISLSLIFLGERLTLWQVIGAAMIVLAVVGITLGKRAGHLSRAQLWAGILWAFLAVFLMAASVILIKPILSRSPLLWVTEWRLLGGIVVLLPILFLHRDWRGIALTATSVRHWGYMFSGSFVGAYVSMILWLGSLKFAQVSTASALHQSSNVFVFIFAFLLLREPIDLQRVLAIVFAVAGAYLVMFG, from the coding sequence ATGACTCCACCTGTTCCGTATTTCGGTGAGATTCTGGCTCTGTGCACCGCCCTGGTGTGGGCGTTCGCGGTGATTCTTTTCAAGAAGAGCGGCGAGCACGTTCACCCGATCGCTCTCAATCTTTTCAAGAACGTTCTGGCCGCCGCGCTCATTATTCCCACGATGTGGATCGTGGGCGACTCGCTGTGGCTGCCGCTGCCGAAACGCGAGTATCTGTTGCTGCTGATCAGCGGCGCGCTCGGGATCGGGATCGCCGACACGCTCTTTTTCATGAGCCTCAACCGGCTGGGAGCGGGACTGTCGGCCATCGCCGATTGCCTCTACAGTCCCTCGATGATTTCGCTGTCGCTGATTTTCCTCGGCGAGCGGCTGACGCTTTGGCAGGTGATCGGCGCGGCCATGATTGTCCTGGCGGTGGTGGGAATTACGCTCGGCAAGCGGGCGGGACATCTATCGCGGGCGCAGCTCTGGGCGGGGATTTTGTGGGCGTTTCTGGCAGTGTTTCTGATGGCGGCCAGCGTGATTCTGATCAAGCCGATTCTGTCGCGCTCGCCGCTTTTATGGGTAACCGAGTGGCGGCTCTTGGGCGGCATCGTGGTTCTCCTTCCCATTCTTTTCCTGCATCGCGACTGGCGAGGCATCGCTCTCACGGCGACCTCGGTGCGGCATTGGGGGTACATGTTCTCGGGATCGTTTGTCGGAGCGTACGTTTCGATGATTCTCTGGCTGGGCAGTCTCAAGTTCGCGCAGGTCTCCACCGCTTCGGCGTTGCATCAGAGCAGCAACGTGTTCGTGTTCATTTTCGCGTTCCTGCTGCTGCGCGAGCCGATTGATCTTCAGCGGGTGCTGGCGATTGTCTTCGCGGTGGCGGGAGCGTACCTCGTGATGTTCGGATAA